In Aeromicrobium wangtongii, the DNA window CTTGCCGGCGATCGCGGCGCCCAGCGGGGAGGTGGGGGAGTAGACGTCGATCTCGACGCTGGAGTCCATGCTCAGCAGCTCGCGTGAGCCGAGCAGGAACCGCTCGGTGTCGGAGTCGCCCTCGAAGCGGACGGTCACGATCATGCCGGCCTCGACCAGGCCATCGTCGGCAGGCTTCTCGCCCACCTCGGCGCGCCGCAGCATCGCCTCGAGCTGGTCGATGCGGGCCTTGGTCTTGCCCTGCTCCTCGCGGGCGGCGTGGTAGCCGCCGTTCTCCTTGAGGTCGCCCTCGTCACGAGCAGCGGCGATCTTGGCCGTGATGTCGGCCCACACATCGCCCTTGAGGTGCTCGAGCTCCTTCTGCAGACGGTCGTACGCCTCCTGGGTCACCCAGATGGTGTCGGTCTCTGTCGGCTGAGTCATACGAGTGCTCCTTTACGTGCTGCACCCCGGACAGCGCCCGGGGTGAACGACGAGGTTAGCACTCAATCAGCGGGCACACACGTTCTCAGGACACCGTTCACGGCGCGGCGCTCGGTCTCGATGTCGATCGTCACGCGGACCTCTTCGCGCTCGGATGCCGGGACGTCGACGGTCTTCTCACCCACGATAGCGTGATCGGCCGCTTGGGCGTAGACCGTGCACGTGACGGCGAGCGGATCGGGACGGACGATGTCGACCTTGACGGTGACCTGGCGGTCGCTGACGACGTCGTACGCCCACATACGTGCGGTGACCGGATCCTTCTGGAAGCCGACCCATGCTGCGAAGGCCACGCCGAGGGTGATGCCGATGGCCGCGATGGTGGGCCAGAACCACCGGGGGCGCTGGCGGGATCCGTAACGGGTGCTGAGGTCGGTCACGTGCTCCATTGTCTCAGGCGTTCCCAGCCGACTCGGCGAGGGTTCGTCGGGCCACCGGAACACCCGGCGCGTGCCGGTTGTTGCCGTGGGTGCAAGGATTTGTCAACGCCTTCGAAGGAGACCCGTGGACGAGAAGCTCCGCCTGATGCACGTGCACGCCCATCCCGACGACGAGTCGAGCAAGGGCGCGGCATCGACCGCGAAGTACGTCGCCGAGGGGGTCGACGTCCACGTCGTGACCTGCACGGGCGGTGAGCGAGGCTCGATCCTGAACCCCCAGTACAAGCATCCGGGCATCGAGGACAACCCCGAGCTCATCACCCTGATCCGCCGCGAGGAGATGGATCGGGCCCGTTCGATCCTGGGCATCACGCAGGACTGGCTCGGCTTCGTCGACTCGGGCTGGCCCGAGGGCGACCCGAAGCCGCCGCTGCCCGAGGGTTGCTTCGGCCTGAAGTCGGTCGAGGAGGCCGCCGAGCCACTCGTCCGGCTGATCCGATCGTTCAAGCCGCACGTGCTGACGACGTACGACGAGAACGGCGGCTACCCGCACCCCGACCACATCATGTGCCACAAGATCAGCGTCGAGGCCTACGAGGCCGCCGCCGATCCGAACCGGTATCCCGATGCTGGGGAGCCGTGGCAGGTCTCCAAGCTCTACTACCACCTGGGCTGGAGCTGGGAGCGCATGGAGGCGATCGCCAAGGCGA includes these proteins:
- the mca gene encoding mycothiol conjugate amidase Mca; this encodes MDEKLRLMHVHAHPDDESSKGAASTAKYVAEGVDVHVVTCTGGERGSILNPQYKHPGIEDNPELITLIRREEMDRARSILGITQDWLGFVDSGWPEGDPKPPLPEGCFGLKSVEEAAEPLVRLIRSFKPHVLTTYDENGGYPHPDHIMCHKISVEAYEAAADPNRYPDAGEPWQVSKLYYHLGWSWERMEAIAKAMESHGLENPYADRFKNWERKPEDEARLTTRVECAEYFPVRDAALLAHATQIDPDGWFFAVPHEVQTEAWPTEDYQLVDSKVETSIPETDLFTGLR
- the greA gene encoding transcription elongation factor GreA, whose amino-acid sequence is MTQPTETDTIWVTQEAYDRLQKELEHLKGDVWADITAKIAAARDEGDLKENGGYHAAREEQGKTKARIDQLEAMLRRAEVGEKPADDGLVEAGMIVTVRFEGDSDTERFLLGSRELLSMDSSVEIDVYSPTSPLGAAIAGKSVGDTVSFETPNGKSMTVEIVDAKPF
- a CDS encoding DUF4307 domain-containing protein, with the translated sequence MTDLSTRYGSRQRPRWFWPTIAAIGITLGVAFAAWVGFQKDPVTARMWAYDVVSDRQVTVKVDIVRPDPLAVTCTVYAQAADHAIVGEKTVDVPASEREEVRVTIDIETERRAVNGVLRTCVPAD